A section of the Elizabethkingia anophelis R26 genome encodes:
- a CDS encoding GNAT family N-acetyltransferase has product MNIQTIETIDTSQILQVFNQSFADYLVPMKLTEEQLEFKMRSDKTDKSMSVMVKDGEKPVAFILHGKQMIDGKLVVYNGGTGVIPENRKSGWVREMYDLILPVLKEKGAQKLVLEVITDNTPAIKSYQKFGYTINRKLKCYRGEIIAEAIKQEAEIREVADFGWKKMKTFWDVQPTWQNSVNVLEEIKEHCKILGAFIGGQLVGYLVFNPEAKKIYQLAVSSEHRRKGIGTQLLVSLKEIVGASISVINVDEDSVAANKFLQKSGLKVFIEQYEMTRAV; this is encoded by the coding sequence ATGAATATTCAGACTATAGAAACAATAGATACATCGCAGATCCTTCAGGTATTCAATCAATCATTTGCAGACTATCTGGTACCAATGAAGCTTACTGAGGAGCAGTTAGAGTTTAAAATGAGATCAGATAAAACCGATAAAAGTATGTCGGTTATGGTAAAAGATGGAGAAAAGCCTGTTGCTTTTATTCTGCATGGTAAACAAATGATAGACGGAAAATTAGTCGTTTATAACGGTGGTACAGGTGTTATTCCGGAAAACAGAAAATCCGGATGGGTGAGAGAAATGTATGATCTCATTCTTCCCGTACTGAAAGAAAAAGGAGCGCAAAAATTAGTTTTGGAAGTTATTACCGATAATACTCCGGCAATCAAATCTTACCAAAAATTTGGTTATACCATTAATCGAAAACTTAAATGCTACCGTGGAGAGATTATTGCTGAAGCTATAAAGCAGGAAGCGGAAATCCGTGAAGTTGCAGATTTTGGCTGGAAGAAAATGAAAACCTTTTGGGACGTTCAGCCGACCTGGCAGAACTCTGTAAATGTACTGGAAGAAATAAAAGAACATTGTAAAATATTGGGCGCCTTTATTGGCGGGCAATTGGTTGGTTACCTTGTCTTTAATCCGGAGGCTAAAAAGATATATCAACTTGCAGTATCTTCTGAACACAGACGCAAAGGTATCGGAACACAGTTGCTTGTTTCACTAAAAGAAATAGTTGGGGCTAGTATCTCTGTTATTAATGTAGATGAGGACTCAGTTGCGGCTAATAAGTTTTTGCAAAAATCAGGTTTAAAAGTCTTCATTGAACAATATGAAATGACAAGAGCTGTATAA
- a CDS encoding EamA family transporter gives MKKSNTNIAISATLLAIICVQGGASIAKQLFPAIGAIGTVTLRIVLSAIILTLINRPKFSQFTKQMWIYCGFYGTGLAVMNLIFYMAIQRIPLGLAVTVEFAGPLFLALALSRKLLDVVWALLACVGILLIVPWKKDHVDLLGLGFAFLAGVFWALYIVMGGKVAKIMDGKDAVTTGMLFASLVIIPFTVWDGAVFNITPVIFLKGLGVAILSSALPFSLEMVALKKLPAKTFSILMSLEPAFAALSGLVFLSESLSFLQWISIACVIIASIGTTIFSKVSNH, from the coding sequence ATGAAAAAATCAAATACAAATATTGCGATATCCGCTACACTATTAGCTATCATATGTGTGCAGGGTGGAGCATCCATTGCCAAGCAGCTTTTTCCTGCAATAGGCGCTATCGGAACAGTTACTTTAAGAATCGTTCTTTCGGCTATTATATTAACATTGATTAACCGTCCGAAATTTTCACAGTTTACTAAACAAATGTGGATTTATTGTGGATTCTACGGGACAGGCTTGGCTGTAATGAATCTTATTTTTTACATGGCTATACAGAGGATTCCGCTAGGCTTAGCTGTCACTGTAGAATTTGCAGGGCCTTTATTTCTGGCATTGGCACTTTCAAGGAAATTATTGGATGTTGTCTGGGCTTTACTGGCCTGTGTAGGAATATTGCTGATAGTTCCGTGGAAGAAAGACCATGTTGATCTGTTAGGTCTTGGATTTGCTTTTCTGGCAGGTGTGTTTTGGGCATTGTATATTGTAATGGGAGGTAAGGTTGCCAAAATAATGGATGGTAAAGACGCTGTTACTACGGGAATGCTATTTGCAAGCCTGGTTATTATTCCTTTCACAGTATGGGACGGGGCGGTTTTCAATATTACACCTGTCATTTTTCTGAAAGGTTTGGGAGTCGCTATTTTATCCAGTGCTTTACCATTTTCCTTGGAAATGGTAGCACTGAAGAAGCTTCCTGCAAAAACCTTCAGTATCTTAATGAGTCTGGAACCTGCATTTGCAGCACTTTCAGGACTGGTATTTTTATCCGAAAGCCTGAGCTTTTTACAATGGATTTCTATAGCCTGTGTAATAATAGCCAGCATCGGAACTACAATTTTTAGTAAAGTTTCTAATCATTAA
- a CDS encoding GNAT family N-acetyltransferase, whose translation MSELIREANSEDYADVIRVWEASVRATHHFLDPEDITFYKSIIPEALPQVKLFIYESEGHTAGFMGISGNTLDMLFIDPDHRRKGIGSKLFQYAQSTFGISKVDVNEQNQQAVDFYLKTGFVQTGRRATDDFGKTYPILEMTLGTKQ comes from the coding sequence ATGAGTGAATTAATAAGAGAAGCCAATTCGGAGGATTATGCAGATGTGATAAGGGTGTGGGAAGCTTCGGTAAGAGCTACTCATCACTTTCTGGATCCTGAAGATATAACATTTTATAAGAGTATTATACCAGAGGCATTGCCCCAGGTAAAACTTTTTATTTATGAAAGCGAAGGGCACACGGCTGGCTTTATGGGGATTTCCGGGAATACACTGGATATGTTGTTTATCGATCCTGACCATAGAAGGAAAGGAATTGGAAGCAAACTGTTTCAATATGCACAATCAACGTTTGGGATATCAAAAGTTGATGTTAACGAGCAGAATCAGCAAGCCGTAGATTTCTATCTGAAAACCGGATTTGTACAAACCGGCAGACGGGCAACAGATGATTTCGGAAAAACTTATCCAATACTGGAAATGACCCTTGGCACCAAACAATAA
- a CDS encoding DUF2938 domain-containing protein — MSRSSDIKEISNPQEFKEFYLNDAYAVILKKFFNIPSLDYRLLGRWIASFRKGIFFHKSILHTELVTNEKLIGWMAHYAIGITFAILLLFIYGKNWMEDPTLFSAIFIGLSTTVAPFFMMQPAFGFGIAASKMPNPHVARIRSLCTHFVYGIGLYFSALLISILIK, encoded by the coding sequence ATGTCCAGATCATCTGATATCAAAGAAATTAGTAATCCACAGGAATTCAAAGAGTTTTATCTTAACGATGCTTATGCAGTCATTTTAAAGAAATTTTTTAATATTCCCTCTCTGGATTATCGGTTGCTGGGGCGATGGATCGCGAGCTTCCGAAAAGGCATTTTCTTTCATAAAAGTATTCTTCATACAGAGCTGGTTACGAATGAAAAACTGATAGGATGGATGGCTCATTACGCAATCGGGATAACCTTTGCTATCTTGTTATTATTTATCTATGGTAAAAACTGGATGGAGGATCCTACACTTTTTTCGGCTATATTTATAGGTCTTAGTACAACAGTAGCACCTTTTTTTATGATGCAGCCTGCATTTGGTTTTGGCATTGCTGCATCCAAAATGCCTAACCCGCATGTCGCAAGGATCAGAAGTCTGTGTACACATTTTGTATATGGTATCGGCTTATATTTTTCTGCTTTATTAATTAGTATTTTAATAAAATGA
- a CDS encoding GNAT family N-acetyltransferase, producing MQEVREISFTEFSDIYNRYLVEDFPEEEVKPLYVVENAFSANKYTAYVLEEDSKVKAYATFMWKEKDLLLLDYFAVTQEAGRGSGIGSAFLQELAGSIKAKGFIIECEAPEKAINEEDKLMREKRIAFYERNGVKMTTVVAEVVEVDFCLLYMPIEAGLESIDMETDFLGIYHNLEPREFYRKFVKIIS from the coding sequence ATGCAGGAAGTTAGAGAAATTAGCTTTACAGAATTCAGCGATATATACAACCGATATCTTGTGGAAGACTTTCCGGAGGAGGAGGTGAAACCCTTATATGTTGTAGAAAATGCCTTTTCGGCTAATAAATATACTGCTTATGTACTGGAAGAAGATTCCAAGGTAAAAGCTTATGCTACTTTTATGTGGAAAGAAAAAGATCTGCTGTTGTTAGATTATTTTGCTGTTACACAAGAGGCCGGACGGGGTAGCGGAATAGGCTCCGCTTTCCTTCAGGAATTAGCCGGAAGTATAAAAGCAAAAGGTTTTATTATAGAATGTGAAGCACCGGAAAAAGCCATAAATGAAGAAGACAAGCTGATGAGAGAAAAGCGAATCGCCTTCTACGAAAGAAATGGAGTAAAAATGACAACTGTGGTTGCTGAGGTTGTAGAAGTAGACTTTTGTCTTTTATATATGCCTATTGAAGCAGGATTGGAAAGCATAGATATGGAAACAGATTTTCTCGGTATTTATCATAATCTGGAACCCAGAGAGTTCTACCGCAAATTTGTAAAAATCATATCATAA
- a CDS encoding cytidine deaminase family protein, translating into MDLKKIAHQYAKSKVLNDFIEYGGVAAAIKTAAGNVYTGISIDTACSMGFCAEHSAVAEMLKHGESVIQAVVAVDNDGSAVPPCGRCRELMSQLSRENLNAIVEVKNGIFKSLGEILPYDWKEDLGREW; encoded by the coding sequence ATGGATTTAAAAAAAATAGCACACCAATATGCCAAATCTAAAGTCCTGAATGACTTTATAGAATATGGCGGAGTTGCAGCTGCAATAAAAACAGCTGCCGGAAATGTTTATACAGGTATTAGTATAGATACAGCATGTTCCATGGGATTTTGTGCAGAACATAGTGCAGTGGCAGAAATGCTGAAGCATGGAGAGTCTGTTATTCAGGCTGTAGTAGCTGTGGATAACGATGGAAGTGCAGTCCCTCCGTGTGGACGATGCAGGGAACTAATGAGCCAGCTCTCCAGGGAAAATCTTAATGCTATTGTAGAAGTAAAAAACGGAATATTCAAGAGTCTGGGAGAGATACTCCCTTATGACTGGAAAGAGGATTTGGGAAGAGAGTGGTAG
- a CDS encoding class I SAM-dependent DNA methyltransferase codes for MKDRLYQDIDLVQFYDYDNPWTESFDHFVRWSKEAHNILDLGCGTGTLTIELAKKDKRTIAIDIAEEMLQEASKKSDHIIWKQADIRTIKLDEKFDFILLSGHAFQVFLTDEDRLEVFSTIREHLNKNGIFVFDSRNPLGKEWLTWNEAESSRNFIHPLYGKIKAWNTCTGDADLLTYHTFYQAEASGQIWEASSRIAFPSKENIIALTEQAGLKVNMIYGDWQLNEFRENSEEMIFVGGLQTDKI; via the coding sequence ATGAAAGACAGATTATATCAGGACATAGATCTTGTACAGTTTTATGATTATGATAATCCATGGACGGAAAGTTTTGATCATTTTGTCCGGTGGTCTAAAGAAGCTCATAATATATTGGATTTGGGTTGTGGAACAGGAACTCTAACTATTGAACTAGCTAAAAAAGATAAAAGAACTATTGCTATAGATATTGCTGAAGAAATGTTGCAGGAAGCCAGTAAGAAGTCCGACCATATCATTTGGAAACAAGCAGATATCCGTACAATTAAATTGGATGAAAAATTCGATTTTATTTTACTTTCAGGACATGCATTTCAAGTGTTTTTGACAGATGAGGACCGGTTAGAAGTATTTAGTACAATTCGGGAACATTTAAACAAGAATGGAATATTCGTGTTTGATTCCAGAAATCCACTGGGCAAAGAATGGCTAACATGGAATGAAGCAGAATCATCGCGCAATTTTATACATCCTCTGTACGGAAAAATAAAAGCATGGAATACCTGCACAGGAGATGCTGATTTGCTTACATATCATACATTCTATCAGGCAGAAGCTTCAGGTCAAATATGGGAGGCAAGTTCCCGTATAGCTTTTCCATCAAAAGAAAATATAATTGCACTGACTGAACAAGCAGGATTAAAAGTGAATATGATATATGGAGACTGGCAGCTAAATGAATTCCGGGAAAATAGTGAGGAAATGATTTTTGTTGGAGGTCTGCAAACGGATAAAATTTAA